GTCCGAAACCAGTTGGGCACTGTGCCGGGACACATGAGCCGTTCCGATAAGAATGATTTTCTTGCCGTCCCGCTCAAGCGTATGGATGTCGTCATGGTCAATTGGATTTTCACTCATTGTGGAACACTGCCTTTATCCTTTAAGTTAAAAATAACGTATTATAAGCATTTAGAAACACATGGCAACACAAATTCAACGTCTAATATTGACCTTATCAAATGGTTCTGGTATTCAGCGAATTATGAAATCCGTTGACGAACATATACTCAGAGCTACCAAGGAAATTATAGTCAAGTTCATTGAGATGGGCCGGCTGTCGCCTTCCAACGTCCATGAATCTTTTAAGGATGTTTACAAAACCGTCAATGACACCGTGAAAAAGAATCTGGATCAGCCCCAAGATGCCTCATCCGGCTCCCCGAAATCCTGAATGCGCCATACCCAAGCAATTGTCGGCCGCAGTTAACGCCGGTTTGAAAAAAGGGTGGTCCGGCCTGATCTGGCTGATTAAGATTCTTGTACCTGTCTCCTTTGCAACGGCTTTAATGGTGCATTATCAGCTTTTGCATCACCTTGATTTTTTTTTACAACCCATGATGAACATGATACATCTGCCGGCCTCTGCGGCTGTTGTTTTGGTTATCGGCATTTTTACAGGTATTTATGGCACTGTGGCAGCGCTGTCTGTTATGCCTTTTTCCATGAATCACATGATTCTGATCGCCGTGTTTACCTTGATATCCCATAATCTGATCCAGGAAAGTCTGGTCCAGGCCAATTCAGGCTTGCGGTTTTCAACGGCGGCTCTATTCCGTCTGGGGGTCTCCTTTGTTGTCACCATGATCTGCGGATGGATCATGGGGGTAAACCCCGGCAGTGTCGGGCCGGATGTTCTTCCTGCTTCCCACGCAGTATCCGGCTCGCTGTCCGTCATGCTGATTGAATGGGCCACAGGCACATGGTGGTTGTGCCTGAAAATTTTCTGTATTATCATGCCCTTGATGGTGGTCATGGAACTGGCAAGGCGCTTTCATCTTATTGAAGCTGTCACACGGATTGCAGCCCCTGTTTTGAGGATTTTGGGGTTGGATAAATCTTATGCACTGCTCTGGATGACTGCGGCGGTTTTTGGCTTGGCTTACGGGGCGGCTGTTATCGTTGATGAGACTAAAAATAGGACCCATGACCCCAAGGCCCTGACCCGGCTTCATCTGTCCATCGGGGTTAATCATGCCATGATTGAGGATCCCTCTTTATTTCTTCCTTTGGGTCTGCCTGCATTATGGCTGTGGGTGCCCCGGCTTGTGGCGGCTATGGTCGCAGTCTGGCTGCACATGGGTTTTTCTTGGGCAAGGAGATTTTATGCTGCACGCGCTGGCCATAAAAAACTTTGCGATTATTGAGGATTTGCGTATTGAATTCGGTCCCGGGCTTTCCGTGCTGACAGGGGAGACAGGGGCGGGAAAATCAATTATCATCCAGGCTGTAAACTTACTTTTGGGTTCACGGGCCTCAGCGGATCTGGTGCGCACCGGAAAGGACCATGCCGAACTGGAAGCGGTGTTTGATATTGCTTCTGATTCCCCAGCTGCCCGACTCATGGCAGACCAAGAGATGAATATTGAAGACGGTCTGATCATCAGGCGTGTGGTATCAGCTGAAGGCAAGAGTAAAATTTACGTCAATGCCCGCCAGACCACTCTGGATTTTTTAAAACAGGTTACGGAGAACATCGCCGGTGTCTCCAGCCAGCATGCCCACCAGGGGCTGCTCAAAGAAGATCAGCATCTGGATATTCTGGACGAATTTGCTCAGACCCTTGATCTGAGAAACGATGTGGCCGGATTGTATCGGCAGATTGTACCGTTGAAAAAAGAAATTGCTGCTTTAAAGGCCGGAAAGGAAAAGGCTGAACAGGAAATGGCGCTGCTTCAATTTCAGGTGGATGAGATTGAGGCTGCCGATATCCAGTCCGGTGAGGATGAGGAACTGCTTCAAAAGCGAGACCAACTGCAAAATGCCGCACAAATTTTTGAAACAGTAAACAGTGCGGTGCACAATTTATATGACCGGGAAGGTTCTGTTTTAGATCAGATTTCAGGCATGTCAGCCCGATTTGGCCGGTTCTGCGACAACGATGAAAAATTGGGCACTCTGGCCCGGCGTATGGATGAAATATCCTATGAACTCCAGGATTTGGTGTCAGAGTTCAGATCCTTTGCCGCGGGTATCGATCTTGACCCCCAGTCCCTGGACCAGGTGGATCAGCGTCTGGATCAAATCGCAAAACTTAAGCGCAAATATGGGGGTAGCCTTGACGCTGTCTTTGAGCAACACCGGAACATGGCCCTAAACCTGGCAGATATCCAGGGGATTGGGGGGCGCATCGAACAGCTGGAGCAGGAACAAAAGGGATTGGTGGCTCAGATTCGACAAAAGGCAAAGGCCTTGTCTATGCGGCGCCAGAAAGAAGGACTGGCCCTGGCCAGGCTGGCAAAGGTTCAGCTGGGGGCGCTTGAGATGGGCCGGGCCAGTTTTGAGGTAGAATTCTCTACGGATCCAGGCGTTGAACCTGATGCGCTTGTGACGGAGGATAATGAAAAAATATCCGCCACAGGCATGGACCGGGTGCGGTTTTTGCTCTCTCCAAACCCCGGGGAAAAGCCAAAGCCTTTGGCAAAAATAGCCTCGGGCGGAGAGCTGTCCCGTATTGTCCTGGCCCTTAAAGCCGTACTCTGCCGTGACCAGGCTTTTGAAACCCTTATTTTTGATGAGGTGGATGCCGGAATTGGTGGTGCGACGTCGGACAAGGTGGGGCTTAAACTTAAGGAACTGGGTCAGGTTCAGCAGGTGATCTGCATTACCCATCTGGCCCAGATTGCCAGGTACGGTAACCACCAGTTCAGGATAACCAAACAGGTGTCAGGCGGCAGAACAGCCACCCGCATCACCCCTTTGACCTGTCAGGAAGATCGGGTAAAGGAACTGGCCCGGATGATTGGCGGCAGCCGGATCACCGATGCCACCCTTGCCCATGCCAAAGAACTGCTTGATACGGCAGATGCGCCTTGACAAACGCTGTAACTGTTTATATTTGAAGAATTATTATATTAAGGAGTAAGCAAAGTATGCCAATATATGAGTTTAAATGCAGCAAATGCGAAGAATTTTTTGAAGTGATTGTTATGGGAGGACAGGATGATAAGGAAGTCACCTGCCCCAAATGCAGCTCCAAGGAGTTCCAGCGGGTGGTATCGGCCACCAACTATGCCATGGGTTCATCAGGAAACGCCAGTCAGGGTGTACATACCCAGGAACGTACCTGTTCAAGCGGAACATGTAAGACCTATACGGTTCCAGGGGCGTAAGCCCCCGACGGTGCAGTCATGCCCGGGGGAGTTGAAATTATTGCCACCGTGGCGATAGAAGCCTGGCCCCGGAAAATACGCTGGCGGCTGCCCGTTTGGCCCACAAAATAGGCGCTCACAGATGGGAAACCGATGCCGTCCTGACCCGGGACGGCAAACTGGTTTTATTTCACGATGAAACCTTGACCCGGTGTACCAATGCCGCCCAGGCGTTCGGATATGATCCCCATTCATTTAAAAAAAAACGCCCCCCAGAAGAGGCTATATCAGACCGGCTGGACAACTATACCCGCGTTGAACTCAAATTGCTTGATGCCGGTAGCTGGTTCGAACGGGATGACCCTTACGCAACGGTTCGGGATGTTGACCCGCAGACCTTGATGGCCTTTAAAGGGGAGCGCATTCCCTCTTTGTACGATGGCCTTGTGCTAACCAACGAACTTGACTGGTGTATCAATGTTGAGCTTAAGGACCATGGTCGTGCGTCAAAATCCAACTTTCATCCGGCCCGGGTACTTATCGAACTGTCCAGGTCCGGTATTGCACCTGACCGGGCGACTCTCTTTTCGTTCAATCATGACTGGCTCAGATTTCTGCGGCAGCAGGCACCTGAATATGAGCTTCAGGCGCTGGTGGGGAACAGGAATAACGATTCCTTAAATTTTGATGATCCGTTATTTACCGGTTCTGAATTTGAAGTGCTCAATATAAATGCTTTATTGGTTACACCTTCAGATATCAGGCGTCTGAAACGTAGGTTTTTTAAAAAATTTTAATTGTGAGGGCATTTTTTTTAGCGTTCTTCATTAAAATCTGTTTTCGGTCACATTCAAATTTTTTTGACCATTGCAAACAACGGAGTTGTTTAGCACAATTTTATTGTTTTTCAATAGGTTGAAATCGAAAATGTGATTGGCGTTTTGATTTAATTTTAAAAAAATTGAGATTTGATTAAAAAAAGGTTTGACATTGATTAGAAAATGAAGGATATTGCTCTGGCTTCACGGGAACGGCACAACGGTTTCCGACGAAGTTTTTTTTTGAGTAGTAAGTTAGATCTTTGAAAATTGGTCAGTGAAAAAGAAAAGAGCGGGTCAATGACAATGCGCTTGAGGCTTAGGCTTAAAGTGCAGACCTTAAAAAGTTTTAGTAAAGGATTATAACTGGAGAGTTTGATCCTGGCTCAGAATGAACGCTGGCGGCGTGCTTAACACATGCAAGTCGAACGAGAAAGGGATTGCTTGCAATCCTGAGTAGAGTGGCGCACGGGTGAGTAACACGTAGATAATCTGCCTTCAAGCCTGGGATAACTATTCGAAAGGGTAGCTAATACCGGATAAAGTCGGTCTACACAAGTAGATTGATGAAAGATTG
This window of the uncultured Desulfobacter sp. genome carries:
- a CDS encoding conjugal transfer protein TraB; translation: MKSVDEHILRATKEIIVKFIEMGRLSPSNVHESFKDVYKTVNDTVKKNLDQPQDASSGSPKS
- a CDS encoding iron transporter, with translation MPHPAPRNPECAIPKQLSAAVNAGLKKGWSGLIWLIKILVPVSFATALMVHYQLLHHLDFFLQPMMNMIHLPASAAVVLVIGIFTGIYGTVAALSVMPFSMNHMILIAVFTLISHNLIQESLVQANSGLRFSTAALFRLGVSFVVTMICGWIMGVNPGSVGPDVLPASHAVSGSLSVMLIEWATGTWWLCLKIFCIIMPLMVVMELARRFHLIEAVTRIAAPVLRILGLDKSYALLWMTAAVFGLAYGAAVIVDETKNRTHDPKALTRLHLSIGVNHAMIEDPSLFLPLGLPALWLWVPRLVAAMVAVWLHMGFSWARRFYAARAGHKKLCDY
- the recN gene encoding DNA repair protein RecN, giving the protein MLHALAIKNFAIIEDLRIEFGPGLSVLTGETGAGKSIIIQAVNLLLGSRASADLVRTGKDHAELEAVFDIASDSPAARLMADQEMNIEDGLIIRRVVSAEGKSKIYVNARQTTLDFLKQVTENIAGVSSQHAHQGLLKEDQHLDILDEFAQTLDLRNDVAGLYRQIVPLKKEIAALKAGKEKAEQEMALLQFQVDEIEAADIQSGEDEELLQKRDQLQNAAQIFETVNSAVHNLYDREGSVLDQISGMSARFGRFCDNDEKLGTLARRMDEISYELQDLVSEFRSFAAGIDLDPQSLDQVDQRLDQIAKLKRKYGGSLDAVFEQHRNMALNLADIQGIGGRIEQLEQEQKGLVAQIRQKAKALSMRRQKEGLALARLAKVQLGALEMGRASFEVEFSTDPGVEPDALVTEDNEKISATGMDRVRFLLSPNPGEKPKPLAKIASGGELSRIVLALKAVLCRDQAFETLIFDEVDAGIGGATSDKVGLKLKELGQVQQVICITHLAQIARYGNHQFRITKQVSGGRTATRITPLTCQEDRVKELARMIGGSRITDATLAHAKELLDTADAP
- a CDS encoding zinc ribbon domain-containing protein; translated protein: MPIYEFKCSKCEEFFEVIVMGGQDDKEVTCPKCSSKEFQRVVSATNYAMGSSGNASQGVHTQERTCSSGTCKTYTVPGA